From Mugil cephalus isolate CIBA_MC_2020 chromosome 4, CIBA_Mcephalus_1.1, whole genome shotgun sequence:
ttttatatatcatAATTAAAGAACTAATACAAATGTGAAAATTTGGCATTTTATACACTTGATACAGTAACGATTTTAACCAagacaaagattttttttttccttcagcacATTCAAAATACTCTACAGGcagaacaaatattaaaaaaaaaaacacagacattttttttttaaaaagaaatagataTGAGCTAAAATAAGCGAAACAACAtcatcaaataaaacaagaaaacaagagtCATTTATGTATGAATAcaattaatacataaatattattattattcatacatTAACCCAACTGTGAATTAACCGGTGAGAAATCTGATActgaaatataatattttaaatattacagaGAGGTTATAGTGTACAGTCATTATATGTGTATAACAGTGTGATTTACTTACCACTTCACCACAGTAAACCCATGTAGGTCTGTGAGTGAGAACAGAGGGGATTCCTCTCCCAGTGCACTTTAAAACACATCTAAATTAGTGGGATTAGACGGTAATCCCACACTCTCAATGTGCATGCGCAAactccagtgtgtgtgcgtctctgcCTCCGGGGGACTGTTCGGCGCTAATTCATCCACGAACTGCTTTTATTCTCCGGACCGTCTCTACGACGAGTGGTGGTGATGAAGTAAACAATGAAGTAAACAAGGTAAGGCCATTCTTTATCAGTCTCGCGGTCAGAAACAAAATCCTTTGTGACATTTGGTGTCAACTGAGTTCGCCGTCCCGCTTCAGACTACAGGATTAAACTGGCCGTCCGGTCCGGCTGCACGCAGAGCTGCATTTAGAAACTACCACAGACTAATGAAGCAATGATTTATGACACAGACTAAAGTCATAGTTTGAATCGAGCATAAACcgttataaaataataattgaataaaaacatgcatgGGTGATCCTGGTTACAATGCGTCCTTGTCGCTCTGCGTGAATAACTGTGCCGTGTGGTGACCCACTTGGcaaaacgcacaaaaaaaaagaaacccggGTCGTTCACATTCAAGTCACAGCGCAGCTACACGACGAAACTAATTTGGCAAAGTTTTAGAGTCACCTGTCAACATTttacacttgttcttcttcctcattcAAAGTGGTGTGATCACTGGTGGATTTATTTATCATAAGGTAAGATGCTGCAGCAAAATGTCAAATCATGTGCAGATTCGTCATTActaatacattaaaataaaaactataaaaatgtgtgtttaaactgaaGTTTAATATCTCATTTTTATAAACCAGCAGTGAATGTACCCATTGAAATACAACGGAGAACCAGtaacaagaaaatatataaatatatatgtgcacTAGCCTACTGTTAGTAAATGAGGCCTAGTTAGTGTCCATGGTCACTATtcaattgtattgtattgtgtttttagtatttttgaCAATCTCAATCAAAACATCcggtttaacagcaccacaaatgATTAGCGCTGTTCCAACCAACCTGCACATTTGTGGCATTTTGGGGAGCGGTTTTTTAGCAGCGATGGCTGACACTTGGGCTGATGTGAGTTTTAACCTTTATCTATAGGGGTCTGAAAATTCTCCCTCGTTTCTTTGGTTTGCTTTGATgtgcttgttgttttgtttttcttcttcttgtttttttcctctttctgaaTCTAATCAgtgacattaacacacattaacagtGTTTTGACCAAAACATGCAGCTTTGAGTCACTGCCACAGTTTGAGTCGTCCCTGGATTGCGTGGGATTATATTCGTCATCTTGTCCCACATTTTAATATAATCGTATGAATCCTGGCTTCAGACAGCGAAGgttaatctttgtttttctgttagtGAAGTCCATACAGACACTGAATATTATGCTGTATTGCCTCATAAACAGATTCAAACGTGCCAGATTCTCTCTCAGATGTACAACAATGTGTAATAATTTCAATCTGTCTCTTGCAGCTGATAAAAATTTAGAGGATAATTGTCCCTCTAAATAAAACGCTGCTTTGAAAGTGGACTGCAACAAAAAGCTCATGGACAGCTAGTGCTTGCTTGACATGCCAGTATTCGCACCGAGGACAGGATGTCTAAGTGTGAGCTGATCGAGCTGAAAGACCTCAGTGTGAGTGATCCCATCGAGCTAGCTGCTCCAGCCGTCCACACGGCCCACGCGCCCGGAAACCCAGGACAGCCCGGCCACTACCACGTTGTCCGTCTGGTTGGAGACAGTGTCAGCATTGAAGCCCCCGGATGCCATGCGGGAGAGGCTGGCGTGGGTCACGACTTCCAGCCTGACAGTTACACTCATCTCACCTGGTGTGACCTGTGTGGAGAATTCATCTGGGGACTTTACAAGCAGAGTTTACGCTGTGCCAGTGAGTACCTCCCACAAATGGTTATGGATCTGTTTAAAGACTGAGTCTGgtaaaaaaatctgtgtttatCTGATTGGCAACAAACAAGCTAAGAGGTAATCCTCACACAAATGCAAGTCTATGTGAGCGGAGCCTGATGATATGTGTAACAGAcctaaaaacacataaatgagCCGATGCACACAGCATTTATGAAGAACATGGGCACCGTCATTTACTCTGAGTCAGTTCCTCATTCACCGTCCTGCTGCAGTCAGTCCCCAACAACAGCACTATTGACTCCTATTTGATTAGctgaaaaatgtcttgtttaGTTATTCTAGAGAATTATTTACCTTTTGTGAAAATGGAAGTTTATATAAGATGACTCTTTAGAAATGAAATCTTATGAAGGaacacacagatcaggcataacattaagaccaccttcctaacattgtgtagctctcccttgtgcctccagaacagtgtgtgtttgtggtgtctggcaacacagtgttgttagtggggtctttggatcctataggttgaggggaggggcctctgtggatcataccacagatacttgatcaatttgggatctagtgaatttgggggccaggtcaactccttgttctgttcttcaagtttttttttagttgttcctactactgtttctctgtgtgtgtgtttgtgtgtgtgtttgtgtgtgtgtgtgtgtgtgtgtgtgtgtgtgtgtgtgtgtgtgtgtgtgtgtgtcaggctgcatcctgctgtgtcgTTGCtgtggagtgggggtgtctggtctggtctaggtgggtggtgtttaagtaacatctacatgaatgccaggtccagaaatttcccaatgttattcacttctcctgtcagtggtcatgatgttctgcttgtttgttgAAAATGATTAGCTGCTGAGAGCACAATGGTGAAAGACATTGGTTTTGGCCTTCATGTGTATAGATtagaaatatatacaatatatttgaAGAATATagagtcatttttttctttgtaggtGTGTAGATTTCTGTTATGATGAATTAAACAATAGAATCATTAACCATGTTGACGCCTTGTTGAACATAAAGCCTAAATCAGCCCTGCATTCTTATAGTAACTATGTCATGTCCATTCACATCTCGCTTTCTAGTATCTCCAGATTTCAGGATGCCCATGTTAGTGTTTCCATTCAGGACAAACTTCACCCCAGGCTTTTGCCTAATCTGTAGGAAGCTCTGGAAAGCTTCACGGTACAGCTCCTTTCTGATACAGCCTGGGAGTCTCTTTGCTCCTCTGCCTTTCTATTGTAGCATCAGGCCCATTTCACGAAGAAACTAACTGCTGAGAGATGAACAGTTGACACTGCAGACGTCTCTGACCCGATGACCTCTTGCCAaagcaaagctgaaacaaatcTGAATTTGCTATACCTGCGCCCTGTAATGGTTtctgtccgtctctctctccttaGACTGCAGCTACACTTGTCACTACCGCTGCAGACCGTTCATCCAGCTGGACTGCAGCACACATGGGAGTTTGTTCACAAATCATGCAGATTTCTCTGTTGACTCCATCGAGACTGACACAAATGTGGTAAGGAGCAATGCCACCAATAGTACACCTGAAATGTTTGGTATtatatcattaaaaataatatttacttaATCCTTAAAGCGTAAATTCtgacattacatttaaatgtgcaacCAGGAACAAGTGGTTCCAAGAAAAATGCTCAGCGCTGGTCATATGGTGTAGGTGGGTAGGTCAAAGCAGATGGAGGCTGCCAGATTGTCCGCTGCTGTCCACGGTGTGTAGCTGAGCCATATATCCTCAGGAGTACTGGTTTTATTGCCCATTCGTCGTCAGTGCATCTATTCAGAAAGTAATTCAGGAGACAACTGAGGGGAGGGGATAACTTAACCTTCAGCAATTAAACAGCTGTCCAGAGAAACACCGAAGgacctttttatttatcttattttgcaAATGATCTCTACCCAGGAATAACCAATCACTGAAAACACTAAGAGAGAATCACTGAAAACCTgtaattaatgaaataatttaaatggtCTACTCTAAATGCTTCTTGGGGAAGGTGCAGCAGAATAGTGAAttctacaaaaaacaaagcttgcGATACTGACAATTATAAATTATAGGGTCAGGTTGGGGCAAGAGAAAGTATGTCCTAACTTCAGGAGAAAGCTTAGCTTTTAGAATAATTAAACAGCTCTCACTGGGATTGGGCTGACCCTCCAAACATCTTTGTCAGGTTTTATTGATGGGGAGGAGCAAGTGGAGATGCTGATGTCAAAAGAGCTGCTGGCAGAACAGAAGAGAGACGAGGAGGACAGCGAAGCCATTGTTCCATGCAGCTCCAGGGGTTATTTTAAAACGGATACGTTTGATGACAGAAATCTGAGCTTTTACAATGACTTGGGGAAACACAGCAAGTGAATGCCGTCAGGAATATAGCGGCTCAGAGCTAGAACTGTATTTCACTGCATGTGCGTCTTTCTTTCACAAGGTGAGGCTAAACCATAGATTAACAATCAAATTTCATCCTGCAAGGAGTGGTAAGTGATTTGACGCTTTCCATCATGTTGTCTCATTGTTGCTCTgcctgtcctcttttttttttcaggatgaAAAGACAGAGTTGGGCAAACAGGAGCTGACTGCTGGTGAGATTCAACAGAGGGTTATCGATTACAACGCTCAGATCAACAGCAACCTGTACATGGTGGATGTGAGTGACTTTTCTGAACATTCAGTCACGCAAAAACATGCACTGTAGTTGTAAGATATGATCATATGATCCAGGACGGACTGAGTTTAGTCCCAATCTTATGCTCCATCTCTGTCTACCCTGCAGAATAAAGACGGGTCCTACACTGGTTTCATCAAGGTCCATTTTCAGTTAGTCCGTCCCATCTCCTTGCCCCCCCCTCAGAGCCTGGGCTCCACACAGGAGGGCGACCAGCAAGGCAGACATATGAAGCGGCGGACGTCTTTCTACCTCCCCAAAGACACAGCGAAGCACCTGCACATAAGCTCCGAAACACGGGTGCGAGAAGTCATCGAGGCCCTGCTCAACAAGTTCACCATGGTGGACAACCCGGCAAAGTTCGCCTTGTTTGAGCGCTCTGACAGACAAGGTCAAGGTAGGATGCTGCATGGTGATGAGTTGTTtaccagaaaacaaaacaggtacCAAATTCAGAAGCTCTGattgtttttcccccccagtGTACATGCGTAAACTGTCTGACGACGAGCGTCCTCTGTATCTGCGTCTGTGTGCTGGCCCCAGAGAAACAGCCTTGAGTCTGGTGTTGAAAGAAAACGAGACAGGGGACGTAAATGTACGTTTCAGTTCGCCTCTGTGATACCTTCGTTGACCTGTTGTAAACCTTTTGTTTAACGAcatatattttgtatgtatAGTTGCTTTTAACATGCGCTTGCTCTCCTCCACAGTGGGATGCCTTCAGCTTTCCTGAGTTGTGCAACTTTCTGCGAATCTTGCAGCGGGAGGAAGAAGAGCACGTGCGGCAAATTGTGAAGCGCTACGCTCTTGCTAGAGACAGGATGAAACAGGCCATGGCCCAGATAACTACCCCTGGGTGATGAGAAGACGTTAAAATAAACCTCGTATTTGAACCATAAGAAAGACCTACTCCTGCCTTGAAAAGAATCATGGATCCATAAGAAAATTTATAGCAACATAAAAGGGACAAGAAGAGCTCAGGAAATGATGTTATTGGCAGGATGGGTTTCTAGTAAAACAGGGAGACTGTTACATACAAGGTGAATTAACTAAAGGATCAGGTCGTACTACGATTGTGAACACAGGACCACTGCTATGATCGGAATTGGCACAAAACTTAAAAGGCTGTCTTGACTGGATGCAATTCCTTCTTTAATACCGATGCTGCTCAATGTGTTTATTAAGAGACAcagataataatagtaataaattgtgattttatttgtaatttatctttagtttttaaaatgttagcACATCAActtgtgaaattaaattaaaataaatttatattCGTATTATCTAATAAACACATCATAATAAATGATGAGTCACTTTTCCTTATTTTACACTTAATTTGTGCTCTGGCTTTTTAAGTGGGGGCCAGAGTATCATGGTCAAAAGTGTGTGAACACTTTATTATTGTGatggttctgtgtctttgtcttttatttgtgcagatgttctgagttttcttttttaatttgttaagttCCTTATTTTCCGTGTattgctcattggtttctcccAGTGTGTTTGCCCTGATTAGTTTTTTGCACTTAACACATTGGCTTCACTGTAGTCTACCCGAGCCATAAATGTTAGGCCACTAGCAATAGCAAATTTTAAATCAATACAGATACATTTTaagataaatatgcaaattaaatttGAACTTAATGGTAAAATAAGCAAGTATTTGTCTGTCCAAACAGGGTTACGTCAGTGCTTTTCACTGttaattttacatttcaaagtttaaaaGACATATTTCTGACTCAGCATTTTGGCACTACTACACGCTACATTGTATGCAGACTGTTACCCGGCTACAAGGGTTTCCTGGGCTGCAACACTGTAGGAATAGCTGAAATCTTGTGAAACCTGTTGCATTCTGCATCAGTTCACTTCCTATGGGAATCTTATTGGTACCATGAGAATTGTaacaacaatttaaataaaaataacttaagtGGATAAACCAACGATTTCTTCTAACTGGTGGAGGTGCAGCAGAGCAtagttaattaaacaaaaatgcgaGTAGGTCTGGTGGACATACCATATACTGTATAGACAGAAActttccttgaaaaaaaaaaattaatgtgcattttaatcTGTCAATGCATGTGGCTCAATTCCACACAAGCTTGTGCAGCTCACTCTGACAAAACATCATGTCCCCAGCAGAGTCAGAGACCTCAACACTGACTATTATAACAACTTCAGGATGAGAACCTGTTCAGAAGCAGTGACATCAGGCTGGCACAAGATCAAGACATTCTCCCTGGCCATAAACATGCTCACAAAGTCTGCTGAACCAGAGTGCAGGACGAAGTCTGCGTAACGCCAGCCACCGATCAGAGCGTTTATAGACGACCTCACAGTCACCACAGAATCAGTCCCAGGCTGCCGGTAGATTCTAAAGGGTCTCGAAAAGCCGATGGTGGATGCGAGGATGCGCTTTAAACCAGCCAGGTCAAGATCAATAGTGCCAAGTAGAGGAAAAGTAGATGACAAGTAGCAGTTCAGCGTTGCAGGTGCAACAATCCCGACCATCAGATGAGCCTGTCGTGAGCTTTGGTAAGGGGTCTGAGGGACGCAGCATCAAGCAAATCAATCTGCACTAAACTGGAAAGAAGGCTGAAGTCAGTGGACTAGTCTGGATTGCCAGGGAAGTTCAAAGCTTGGTTTTACCAACATGGCATCCTTTCCAGGATCCTGTACTCCACGTCTATGAAGTGCCAATCTAGACAGTAGAAACCCTTGACAGAAAGATCAGCAACCACCTAAGAAGATGTGTGGGGCTTCCAAGAGGTCTGAAGAGCATTGCTCTCTATGGGCACCATAACAAACTTGACTTCCTCTCAAGTGTTTTAGTGtgatttaaatgaaagtaaagtgaactaaatacatcccttttgtctttctgtccaggctctcatttcattgtgcctcatatttgtttataatagtcttacatctatttataacaacacctaatttgcactaatttacctaaagctgacaaataacacctatgatattaacatagtatctgttaattataattaattatatctgttaataatagtgtcatgttcttgtcactttacttagcgctgacaaatagcacttatgatattgcatagctgtttataaatgtgtgctgtagagagatgtatacattattataactttattacatatacttatagctacagatataaaggactaaaggcgaagtcaaaacttattatgcatcactatgcacatttagcaaagccaagtagttatgatgcatcataacattaacaagtgactaggcagatattgacatatttattatgcactattcagattaaaattataatcattcataaccagttgtcataatgcatcatgaagttggttatgacgacttgtgaatatgtatagatggtaataatgaccattataatgctttatagacaccttataaaacattatgagtgcattcatagggcattataaatacaaccttcatagaaagtatTACCCTGagattcaatttcaattcaattcaattttatttatatagcgccaataacaatacaaaacgtctcaagacgcttcacaaaaaccagcctacaacctccagagcaagcctgagggcgacggtggcaaggaaaaactcccttttaacaggaagaaaccttgagcagaaccaagctcatatggagggacccatctgccgaaggccagccggttagaaacagagaagataaagagaaaagaagagcaggagaaacgagacaaacaaacttctgtcatagatacatacatcaagctgaaggaaacatgtagggtctagtaatataacacatagctgatgatctatgagacagtttgtgagtataacaggaatcatgggcaggttggtgaattgttcatctagataggagtggacaactggaggaggccatgatgactgggacagatgtagtttatggagctccacaggtctgatacacggCACTCCAGaccacaagaagatggagggagaggggaggggagatggtgagacacagtggttagtaatagaaaattcAATTATAAgggattagaggacaggaggatTAGAGGACTtcttatttttgcatttaaaaaaatctgg
This genomic window contains:
- the rassf1 gene encoding ras association domain-containing protein 1, with translation MSKCELIELKDLSVSDPIELAAPAVHTAHAPGNPGQPGHYHVVRLVGDSVSIEAPGCHAGEAGVGHDFQPDSYTHLTWCDLCGEFIWGLYKQSLRCANCSYTCHYRCRPFIQLDCSTHGSLFTNHADFSVDSIETDTNVDEKTELGKQELTAGEIQQRVIDYNAQINSNLYMVDNKDGSYTGFIKVHFQLVRPISLPPPQSLGSTQEGDQQGRHMKRRTSFYLPKDTAKHLHISSETRVREVIEALLNKFTMVDNPAKFALFERSDRQGQVYMRKLSDDERPLYLRLCAGPRETALSLVLKENETGDVNWDAFSFPELCNFLRILQREEEEHVRQIVKRYALARDRMKQAMAQITTPG